The genomic region GCCCGGTGCTGAGATTTTAACTCCTGCTGCCGCGGATATTTCATCTATGCTCCTATAACCTGATCTAGTCATTCTCATATCCTGTAGGGGTGCAGGTAGTAGGATGTTCCTAATTTTAGTGACTATTACTCCGTTTATTCCGCCCAGAACTATCGTGTCACTTTTTCTTAGTATCCCATCATAGATTATCACATCGATAGTATGTCCTAACCCTTGCTCCTCCTTGACCTCGAGAATTACCCCTTTAGCAGGTCCTTCCACTGCCCTTAGTCTTGTCTTAAGATATTGCTGTGTCAGACCCGCTAAAAGCGCCAGCAATTCAGGTAAGCCTTCACCAGTCTTCCCAGAAACTGGAACAATGGATACGTAACGTGTGAAGTCCCTTACTCGGTCAAATCTCTCTGCGTTAAAGCCCATTTCTGCCAACTGCATTACCAGTTTGTATACATAATTATCTAGGGCTTTCTGAACACTCTGTGATTGAGATCTAAAGGATTTTGTAAACGTTTCGTTCTCTATGGGCCTCCATCCAGGTATCCTGTCTATTTTATTGGCAGCGACTAGGAAGGGTACCTTCTTATCTTTTAAGATCTCAATAGATTCTATGGTCTGTTTCTGAAATCCTTCTGTTATGTCTACCACTAGAATTGCAATATCAGCTACGCTTCCACCTCTCCTCCTTAAATTTGAGAAAAGCTCATGACCTGGAGTGTCTATGAAAAGCAATCCAGGAATCTCAAGCTTCACGGGGATTATACCTTTTAAGGGTTGAGCAACTTTTTCGATAACGCTGCTTGGGACGAAACTAGCCCCAACCTCCTGGGTCATTTCGCCTGGTTCCTTCTTAACAACTGCAGTTCCCCTAATCTTGTCCAAAAGGGTAGTCTTACCGTGATCAACATGACCTAATACCACGACAATTGGCTGTCTAAGTCTCACTTCTGTCTTTGACAAACAGAATCACCGAACCTGAATGATATGATGGAGCTTTGTTTATTATTTTTAAGTAAGTACGGTTTTTCCTTTGATTGAGAAAAATGGTCGTAACTGATTTCGAGAGTATGGCTTTGGACGTTGCAGTGAGATACAAAGGGAAAATCCAGGTAATGCCTAAGGTTCCTGTGAACTCCCTGAACGATTTCTCTATACTTTATACTCCCGGGGTGGCGGCCGTTTCTCAGGCTATACACAAGAATAGAGAGCTATCATTTCATTATACATATAGGTGGAATGCTATCGCAGTGGTCACAGATGGATCCAGGGTACTGGGTTTAGGGGATATTGGTCCTGAGGCTGCCATGCCAGTCATGGAAGGTAAAGCACTCATCTTCAAGTTTCTAGGTGGGGTAGATGCTATACCCCTTCCCTTAGGGACAAAGGACGCAGACAAGATAGTGGAGACAGTTAAGTTATTGGAACCTGCATTCGGAGGAATCAACCTTGAGGACATAGAATCCCCTAAGTGCTTCTACGTTCTTGAGAGACTCAAGAGCATTATGGAGATCCCTGTTTGGCATGACGATCAGCAAGGTACTGCAGGCGCTACCTTGGCGGGATTGATTACAGCCCTTGAAATAACTGGGAAGAACCCTAAGAACATCAAGATTGTTCTCTTTGGTACAGGTGCAGCTAACATAGCTACCGCGCGATTGCTTGGAAAATTTGGAATTCCTCTAAAAAACATAGTTCTTGTAGATTCCGCAGGAGTCATATACAGGGGGAGACAGGACGAGGAAAGAATGAAAACAGAAAATCCCTGGAAGTACGAGTTACTTAGGGAAACCAATGGAGAAAATGTGACCACTATAGAGGATGCCTTCAAGGGAGCTGACGTTGTGATAGCGGCCTCAAAGCAGGGACCAGATGTGATTAAGAAGAGTTGGATAAAGCTCATGAATACTGACCCCATAGTATTTGCTCTAGCTAATCCAACACCTGAAATATGGCCAGAGGAGGCAAAGGAAGCCGGAGCTAAAATTGTGGCGACTGGAAGAAGTGATTTCCCGAACCAAGTCAATAACTCCCTCATTTTCCCAGGTGTTTTCAGGGGTTCCCTAGATGTTAGGGCCAAGGCGATAACGGACGAGATGGTGATTGATGCAGCAAGGGAGCTGGCCAGTCACGTAAGGGAGAAAGGAGCAACGCCTGACTATATAATTCCCAAGATGACGGAGTGGGAAATATATCCTCGTGTAGCGGCAGCCGTGGGTGTAAGGGCCATACAGCAGAACGTCGCTAGAGTGTCTAGAAATTATAATGAACTATTTGACAACGCTAAGACCTTGATCGAGAAGGCAAGAACCCAGTTAAGATCTATAGCTTAAATTTTTATAACTATATACACTATGAACCTTTGCCTAGTATACTAGGGTGTAGGTTATGCGTTCATCTTCTAAAAAGATAGATCCGAGTGTGCATGTGCTTGTTCCTAAACATGAAGTACTCTCTGTTGAGGAAGCGTTCAAGGTCCTTAAGGAGCTTGGTATTGGGCCTGAGCAACTTCCTTGGATGAGAGCCTCAGATCCTATGGCGAGGACAATCAATGCAAAGCCGGGAGATATAGTGAAAATAACCAGGAAAAGTCCCATAGTTGGAGAACTTGTAGTTTATAGGTATGTGGTGAGTGGATAAGCATGCTTTCAGTTGACGATAGATGGGTAATAGTAGAGGCATACTTTAAGTCCAGAGGGTTAGTAAGACAGCATTTAGACTCATTTAATGATTTTATAAAGAATAAGCTTCAGGAAATTATAGATGAGCAGGGAGAAATAATCACCGAGATACCTGGTCTAAAGATTAGACTAGGTAAGATAAGGGTAGGAAAACCTAGGGTTAGGGAAGCAGACAAGGGCGACAAGGAGATAACGCCCATGGAAGCCAGGCTGAGAAACCTGACCTACGCTGCCCCAATTTTCCTAACCATGACACCTGTAGAGAACAACATAGAGGGAGATCCCACCGAGGTTCATATAGGCGATATTCCTA from Metallosphaera sedula DSM 5348 harbors:
- a CDS encoding NAD(P)-dependent malic enzyme; protein product: MVVTDFESMALDVAVRYKGKIQVMPKVPVNSLNDFSILYTPGVAAVSQAIHKNRELSFHYTYRWNAIAVVTDGSRVLGLGDIGPEAAMPVMEGKALIFKFLGGVDAIPLPLGTKDADKIVETVKLLEPAFGGINLEDIESPKCFYVLERLKSIMEIPVWHDDQQGTAGATLAGLITALEITGKNPKNIKIVLFGTGAANIATARLLGKFGIPLKNIVLVDSAGVIYRGRQDEERMKTENPWKYELLRETNGENVTTIEDAFKGADVVIAASKQGPDVIKKSWIKLMNTDPIVFALANPTPEIWPEEAKEAGAKIVATGRSDFPNQVNNSLIFPGVFRGSLDVRAKAITDEMVIDAARELASHVREKGATPDYIIPKMTEWEIYPRVAAAVGVRAIQQNVARVSRNYNELFDNAKTLIEKARTQLRSIA
- a CDS encoding DNA-directed RNA polymerase subunit H, coding for MRSSSKKIDPSVHVLVPKHEVLSVEEAFKVLKELGIGPEQLPWMRASDPMARTINAKPGDIVKITRKSPIVGELVVYRYVVSG
- the infB gene encoding translation initiation factor IF-2, with protein sequence MSKTEVRLRQPIVVVLGHVDHGKTTLLDKIRGTAVVKKEPGEMTQEVGASFVPSSVIEKVAQPLKGIIPVKLEIPGLLFIDTPGHELFSNLRRRGGSVADIAILVVDITEGFQKQTIESIEILKDKKVPFLVAANKIDRIPGWRPIENETFTKSFRSQSQSVQKALDNYVYKLVMQLAEMGFNAERFDRVRDFTRYVSIVPVSGKTGEGLPELLALLAGLTQQYLKTRLRAVEGPAKGVILEVKEEQGLGHTIDVIIYDGILRKSDTIVLGGINGVIVTKIRNILLPAPLQDMRMTRSGYRSIDEISAAAGVKISAPGLEEALAGSPLYVANDEAKLQEARKLIEEELSKVRFSKNSTGIVVKADSLGSLESLVAGFEKIGIPVRVADIGPITKRDLIEAELSAKEVEEYGIIAAFRVKPIPGLDTSKVKIIYNDIIYQLIDDTIKYIEDLRERRKRRTLDSLVLPGKIKILPGYVFRRSDPAIVGVEVLGGVVRPKYPLIREDGQRVGEVLAIQDNKKNIERATKGMEVSMSIKGNIMIGRQVQEGDVLYTDVPQEDLEILFKNYKDSITEDMMEVIKELIKIKKAENPLYGIFIQ